The following are from one region of the Streptococcus sp. 1643 genome:
- the trpB gene encoding tryptophan synthase subunit beta, which yields MAYQEPNKDGFYGKFGGRFVPETLMTAVLELEKAYRESQADSSFQEELNQLLRQYVGRETPLYYAKNLTQHIGGAKIYLKREDLNHTGAHKINNALGQVLLAKRMGKKKIIAETGAGQHGVATATAAALFNMECTIYMGEEDVKRQALNVFRMELLGAKVEAVTDGSRVLKDAVNAALRSWVANIDDTHYILGSALGPHPFPEIVRDFQSVIGREAKQQYRDLTGENLPDALVACVGGGSNAIGLFHPFVEDESVAMYGAEAAGLGVDTEYHAATLTKGRPGVLHGSLMDVLQDAHGQILEAFSISAGLDYPGIGPEHSHYHDIKRASYVPVTDEEALEGFQLLSRVEGIIPALESSHAIAFAVKLAKELGPDRSMIVCLSGRGDKDVVQVKDRLEADAAKKGEGHA from the coding sequence ATGGCATATCAAGAACCAAATAAAGATGGATTTTACGGAAAATTCGGCGGACGTTTCGTCCCAGAAACATTGATGACAGCAGTTTTGGAATTGGAAAAAGCCTACCGTGAAAGTCAGGCAGACTCCAGTTTCCAAGAGGAATTAAACCAGCTCTTGCGCCAGTATGTAGGACGTGAAACGCCTCTTTACTATGCAAAAAACCTGACCCAGCATATCGGTGGAGCCAAGATTTACCTCAAACGGGAAGACCTCAACCACACAGGTGCCCACAAGATTAACAATGCCTTAGGACAAGTTCTTCTGGCTAAACGTATGGGTAAAAAGAAAATTATTGCTGAGACAGGTGCTGGTCAGCACGGTGTGGCAACTGCAACAGCTGCAGCCCTCTTCAACATGGAATGTACCATCTACATGGGTGAGGAAGATGTCAAACGCCAAGCCCTTAATGTCTTCCGTATGGAGCTTTTGGGAGCTAAGGTTGAGGCCGTGACAGATGGTTCGCGCGTGCTCAAGGATGCAGTTAATGCAGCCCTTCGTTCATGGGTAGCTAACATCGATGATACCCACTATATCCTTGGTTCTGCCTTGGGACCACATCCTTTCCCAGAAATCGTTCGTGACTTCCAAAGTGTCATTGGTCGAGAAGCCAAACAACAGTACCGCGACTTGACAGGTGAAAATCTACCAGATGCCCTAGTAGCCTGTGTTGGTGGTGGTTCTAATGCTATTGGACTCTTCCATCCATTTGTGGAAGATGAGTCAGTAGCTATGTATGGGGCTGAAGCAGCAGGACTTGGTGTGGACACAGAGTACCACGCAGCTACCTTGACCAAGGGTCGTCCAGGTGTCCTTCACGGTTCCCTCATGGATGTTCTCCAAGATGCTCATGGTCAAATTCTTGAAGCCTTCTCTATCTCAGCAGGTTTGGACTATCCTGGTATCGGTCCAGAACATTCTCACTATCACGATATCAAACGTGCCAGTTATGTCCCTGTGACAGACGAGGAAGCCTTGGAAGGATTCCAACTCTTGTCTCGTGTGGAAGGGATTATCCCAGCCTTGGAATCTAGCCATGCTATCGCTTTTGCAGTGAAATTGGCCAAAGAACTCGGACCAGACAGGTCCATGATTGTCTGCCTATCTGGTCGTGGGGACAAGGATGTAGTTCAAGTCAAAGACCGCTTGGAAGCTGATGCAGCAAAGAAGGGAGAAGGTCATGCCTAA
- the trpA gene encoding tryptophan synthase subunit alpha codes for MPKTLTEKLNAIKAAGKGIFVPYIMAGDHEKGLDGLGETIHFLEDLGVSAIEVGIPFSDPVADGPVIEEAGLRSLARGTSTQTLVETLKTIQTEVPLVIMTYFNPLFQYGVEKFVKDLTDTAVKGLIIPDLPHEHANFVEPFLADTDIALIPLVSLTTGIERQKELIKGAEGFVYAVAINGVTGKSGNYRADLDKHLAQLHQVADIPVLTGFGVSSQDDVERFNAVSDGVIVGSKIVKALHQGEPIEDFIKQAVAYQK; via the coding sequence ATGCCTAAGACTCTAACAGAAAAATTGAATGCTATCAAAGCAGCTGGAAAAGGAATTTTCGTTCCCTATATCATGGCTGGAGACCACGAGAAAGGTTTGGATGGTCTAGGAGAAACAATCCACTTTTTAGAAGATTTGGGTGTTTCTGCCATCGAAGTGGGCATTCCCTTTTCAGACCCAGTTGCAGATGGACCTGTGATCGAAGAAGCAGGCTTGCGCAGTCTAGCTCGCGGGACTTCTACCCAGACTTTGGTTGAAACCTTGAAAACCATTCAGACTGAGGTGCCACTTGTCATCATGACCTACTTTAACCCCCTCTTTCAGTACGGTGTGGAGAAATTTGTCAAAGATCTGACAGATACAGCCGTTAAGGGATTGATTATCCCAGACCTGCCTCATGAACATGCCAACTTTGTGGAGCCTTTTTTGGCAGACACAGATATCGCTTTAATTCCCCTAGTTAGTTTGACGACAGGGATTGAGCGTCAGAAAGAGTTGATCAAGGGAGCGGAAGGCTTTGTCTATGCCGTTGCCATCAATGGGGTGACAGGAAAATCAGGCAATTACCGTGCAGACTTGGACAAGCACTTGGCACAATTGCATCAAGTGGCCGATATCCCAGTTTTGACAGGTTTTGGCGTATCTAGTCAGGATGATGTGGAACGCTTCAATGCGGTGTCAGATGGCGTTATCGTCGGTTCGAAAATTGTAAAAGCTCTCCACCAAGGAGAGCCGATTGAGGACTTTATCAAACAAGCAGTAGCTTACCAAAAATAA
- a CDS encoding A24 family peptidase translates to MIDLYFFLVGSILASFLGLVIDRFPEQSIIRPASHCDSCQTRLRPSDLIPILSQVFNRFRCRYCKIRYPFWYALFEFGLGLIFLTWSWGFLSLGQVVLITAGLTLGIYDFRHQEYPLLVWLTFHLILMACSGWNLVMIFFLVLGIMAHFIDIRMGAGDFLFLASCALVFSVTELLILIQFSSAAGILAFLSQKKKKRLPFVPFLLLATCVIIFGKLLLV, encoded by the coding sequence CATTGACCGTTTTCCTGAGCAATCCATTATTCGACCGGCTAGTCACTGTGATTCCTGTCAGACTCGCTTGCGTCCCTCAGATTTGATTCCTATTCTCTCGCAGGTCTTCAATCGCTTTCGCTGTCGCTACTGCAAGATTCGCTATCCATTCTGGTATGCCCTTTTTGAATTCGGCTTAGGACTCATCTTTCTGACTTGGTCTTGGGGCTTTCTTTCCTTGGGGCAAGTCGTCCTTATCACTGCTGGTTTGACCTTGGGCATCTACGACTTTCGCCATCAGGAATATCCCTTACTAGTCTGGCTGACGTTCCACCTAATCCTCATGGCCTGCTCTGGCTGGAATCTGGTTATGATTTTCTTCCTTGTCCTCGGAATCATGGCCCATTTTATCGATATCCGCATGGGAGCAGGAGATTTTCTATTTCTGGCTTCTTGTGCGCTCGTTTTTAGTGTGACAGAATTACTCATCTTGATTCAGTTCTCTTCGGCAGCAGGGATTTTAGCCTTTCTTTCGCAAAAGAAAAAGAAAAGACTTCCTTTTGTACCTTTCCTCTTACTTGCTACTTGTGTGATTATTTTTGGTAAGCTACTGCTTGTTTGA
- a CDS encoding phosphoribosylanthranilate isomerase → MTKVKICGLSTKEAVKTAVSAGADYIGFVFAPSKRQVTLEQAAELAKLIPVNVKKVGVFVSPSRAQLLKAIDKVGLDLIQVHGQVADDLFEDLPCASIQAVQVDRNGHVPNSQADYLLFDAPVAGSGQIFDWGQLDTTGLAQPFFIAGGLNEDNVVKAIQHFTPYAVDVSSGVETDGQKDHEKIRRFIESVKHGISRTK, encoded by the coding sequence TTGACAAAGGTTAAGATTTGTGGGCTATCGACCAAAGAAGCGGTGAAAACAGCCGTGTCAGCAGGGGCAGACTACATCGGTTTTGTCTTCGCACCTAGTAAAAGGCAGGTGACCTTGGAACAGGCTGCTGAGCTGGCAAAGCTCATTCCTGTCAACGTTAAAAAGGTTGGTGTATTTGTTTCACCAAGTCGAGCTCAACTGCTAAAAGCGATTGACAAAGTTGGCTTGGACTTGATTCAAGTTCATGGTCAGGTGGCAGATGATTTGTTTGAGGATTTGCCTTGTGCCAGCATTCAGGCGGTGCAAGTGGATAGAAATGGTCATGTGCCAAATTCTCAGGCAGATTATCTACTCTTTGATGCCCCTGTTGCTGGGAGTGGCCAGATCTTTGACTGGGGCCAACTGGATACGACAGGACTAGCTCAGCCCTTCTTTATCGCAGGTGGGCTTAATGAAGATAATGTAGTAAAAGCAATTCAACACTTTACTCCCTATGCAGTAGATGTATCAAGCGGAGTGGAGACAGATGGACAAAAAGATCATGAAAAGATTAGAAGATTTATAGAGAGTGTAAAGCATGGCATATCAAGAACCAAATAA